A stretch of the Rhodospirillales bacterium genome encodes the following:
- a CDS encoding AMP-binding protein, protein MNILTQSLAGQVANFGTAPSAAPDAVPVHGESYVRGATAPPLEDITVPHLLGRAASRFGPREAVICPHQSIRRSYHDLCRETDALAAGLLAIGLAKGDRVGIWSPNRYEWVLTQLASARIGAILVTINPAYRSAELQFALNRAGCRALVLAESFNSSEYLRMLRQLAPELDRCRPGSLRSEQLPHLRSVIALSDDPGPGIYAFASLAGLAGPAQVLRLAAVDSTLAPDDAINIQFTSGTTGAPKGATLTHRNIVNNARFVTDRIHLTEDDRLCVPVPLYHCFGMVMGVLGAISKGAAMVFPGEGFDAETTLSTVSDERCSALYGVPTMFVAMLDRLPALDLQLARMRTGIMAGAPCPKVVMDRVLHEMHMPELTICYGMTETSPVSFQSMVDDPVEQRCNTVGRIHPHLEARIVDAGGKVLPVGEEGELCTRGYSTMKGYWDDETATRASVRDGWMHTGDLARLDAEGFCTVTGRAKDMIIRGGENIYPREVEEYLFRHPHVREAHVFGIPDAGYGEEVCAWVIPTTGSELSAEDIRSFCQGNIAHYKIPRFVRVVAEVPTTVTGKPQKFRMRQMMIDELGHGNDETRQSALPRP, encoded by the coding sequence GTGAACATTCTGACCCAGAGCCTGGCAGGCCAAGTCGCCAACTTCGGTACCGCACCATCCGCTGCACCCGACGCCGTACCCGTCCACGGCGAGTCGTACGTGCGCGGAGCCACCGCGCCGCCACTCGAGGACATCACGGTTCCGCACCTGCTCGGGCGCGCAGCCTCGCGATTCGGGCCGCGGGAGGCCGTGATCTGTCCCCACCAGTCGATCCGGCGGAGCTACCACGACCTCTGCCGTGAAACCGATGCCCTCGCGGCAGGGCTCCTCGCCATCGGGCTAGCAAAAGGCGATCGGGTCGGAATCTGGTCGCCCAACCGGTACGAATGGGTGCTGACGCAACTCGCCTCCGCCCGCATTGGCGCGATTCTGGTCACGATCAACCCGGCGTATCGGTCGGCGGAACTCCAGTTCGCGCTCAACCGTGCCGGGTGTCGCGCCCTGGTGCTGGCCGAGAGCTTCAATTCGTCGGAATACCTGCGCATGCTGCGGCAGCTGGCACCAGAACTCGACCGGTGCCGGCCCGGCAGCCTGCGCTCGGAGCAGCTGCCGCATCTCCGGAGCGTCATCGCTTTGAGCGACGATCCGGGGCCCGGGATCTACGCGTTTGCGAGCCTGGCCGGTCTTGCCGGACCCGCGCAAGTCCTGCGGCTCGCTGCTGTCGACTCGACCCTGGCCCCCGATGATGCGATCAACATCCAGTTCACGTCCGGCACGACCGGAGCGCCGAAGGGCGCCACGCTGACCCACCGGAACATCGTCAACAACGCGCGCTTCGTCACCGACCGGATCCATCTCACCGAGGACGACCGTCTCTGCGTCCCCGTCCCCCTCTACCACTGTTTCGGCATGGTGATGGGGGTCCTCGGCGCAATCAGCAAGGGCGCCGCGATGGTGTTCCCCGGTGAAGGCTTTGATGCCGAGACGACCCTTTCCACGGTTTCCGATGAGCGTTGCAGCGCGCTGTACGGCGTGCCGACGATGTTCGTCGCCATGCTGGATCGGCTCCCCGCACTCGACCTTCAGCTCGCGCGGATGCGGACCGGAATCATGGCCGGCGCCCCCTGTCCGAAGGTGGTCATGGATCGGGTCCTGCACGAGATGCACATGCCGGAACTCACCATCTGCTACGGCATGACCGAGACCTCGCCGGTGTCGTTTCAGAGCATGGTGGACGACCCGGTCGAGCAACGCTGCAACACGGTCGGACGGATCCATCCGCACCTGGAGGCCCGGATCGTTGATGCGGGCGGAAAGGTGCTCCCGGTCGGCGAGGAGGGTGAATTGTGTACCCGCGGCTACTCCACCATGAAGGGGTACTGGGATGACGAGACGGCAACGCGGGCGAGCGTTCGTGACGGCTGGATGCACACCGGCGATCTGGCCCGCCTCGACGCCGAGGGGTTCTGCACCGTCACCGGCCGGGCCAAGGACATGATCATCCGGGGGGGCGAGAACATCTACCCGCGCGAAGTCGAGGAGTACCTGTTCCGCCACCCGCATGTTCGCGAAGCGCACGTGTTCGGAATCCCGGATGCCGGCTACGGTGAAGAGGTCTGTGCCTGGGTCATCCCGACCACGGGTTCCGAACTGTCAGCAGAAGACATCCGCAGTTTCTGTCAGGGAAACATCGCGCACTACAAGATTCCCCGTTTCGTCCGCGTGGTAGCGGAAGTGCCGACGACCGTCACGGGCAAACCGCAGAAATTCCGCATGCGGCAAATGATGATCGATGAACTCGGTCACGGCAACGACGAGACCCGGCAATCAGCCCTCCCTCGACCCTGA
- a CDS encoding amidase: MTEVPEAAPALEVEGLTGGYGKVPILHGVDLQVRDDEVVGILGHNGMGKSTLLRLLMGLLPATSGVIRYRGNAITALPPFERARLGIGFVPQERGIFPQLTVRDNLRFGWQGLTGEHEDDVLDTVLAAFPRLAGLLDRKGGALSGGEQQLLTLARCLMGEPDFLMLDEPTEGIQPSIIDEIAETLRGLQERSALSVLLVEQNFDFVAALSDRVLILERGRVTGELGRTDLANPAEIETLLGLGPARSAASSSPSPRPGPPGNGSSAERAAPPIHERIPEERGAPLPAGDAAGFPGTANTMTVNRPSLSQMRTMAGQFGMGLTDHELEQYREVMEPYVQAYDRLDAAPDYLPPVRYPRAPGHFPEPSDNQLNAWYVKTDVRGAPDGPLRGKRIVLKDTVCLAGVPMMNGSAIMEGYTPEVDATIVTRMLDAGATIVGKAHCENFCLSAGSHTGAKGPVQNPWKRGYMAGGSSSGSAALVAAGEVDMAIAGDQGGSIRIPSANCGVYGMKATHGLVPYSGIMPIERTIDHVGPVTGTVADNALLLEVLAGDDGLDSRQRDPKTARYTEALGQGARSLRVGVLKEGFGRPESEPDVDRKVREAADRFRELGASVEDISVPEHFLALDCWTAIAVEGLQDQMMHGNAAGTNCRGLFLPSMIDHMAQWRTRADELSHSLKVCMFLGEHFRQQYRGRFYGKAQNLMRKANAAYARALEVHDLLLLPTLPMKAQEIPPPDCSIAVYIQRAFENIGNTAPFNGGLPAMNVPCGMSEGLPIGMMLVGGPHQETTIYRAAHAFEQSGDWRTM; the protein is encoded by the coding sequence GTGACCGAGGTGCCAGAGGCGGCGCCGGCCCTGGAAGTCGAGGGACTCACGGGCGGCTATGGGAAGGTGCCCATCCTGCACGGGGTTGACCTCCAGGTGCGCGATGACGAGGTGGTGGGAATCCTCGGCCACAACGGCATGGGGAAGTCCACCCTGCTGCGGCTGCTCATGGGCTTGCTGCCCGCCACGTCCGGTGTCATCCGGTACCGCGGCAACGCGATCACCGCGCTGCCGCCGTTTGAGCGCGCCCGCCTGGGCATAGGCTTCGTTCCCCAGGAGCGGGGAATCTTTCCGCAACTCACAGTCCGGGACAATTTGCGCTTCGGTTGGCAGGGCCTCACCGGCGAGCACGAAGACGACGTGCTGGACACGGTGCTCGCCGCCTTCCCCCGCCTTGCCGGCCTGCTCGACCGCAAGGGCGGCGCGCTGTCCGGCGGGGAGCAGCAGCTCCTGACGCTTGCGCGGTGCCTGATGGGCGAGCCTGATTTCCTGATGCTCGACGAACCCACCGAAGGCATCCAGCCCTCGATCATCGACGAGATCGCCGAAACCCTGCGCGGCCTGCAGGAGCGTTCAGCGCTTTCTGTCCTGCTTGTGGAACAGAATTTCGATTTCGTCGCGGCCCTGTCCGATCGCGTCCTCATCCTGGAACGGGGCCGGGTCACGGGCGAGCTTGGGCGCACCGACCTCGCGAACCCCGCCGAAATCGAGACGCTTCTCGGTCTTGGCCCAGCGCGATCCGCCGCCTCTTCCTCCCCGTCACCTCGCCCCGGCCCGCCGGGAAACGGGTCTTCCGCCGAGCGGGCCGCTCCGCCGATCCACGAACGTATCCCGGAGGAACGGGGGGCGCCCCTGCCAGCCGGTGATGCCGCCGGATTCCCCGGAACAGCGAACACCATGACCGTCAATCGACCTTCGCTCTCCCAGATGCGCACCATGGCCGGCCAGTTCGGCATGGGGCTCACCGACCACGAACTCGAACAGTACCGGGAGGTCATGGAGCCCTATGTCCAGGCGTACGACCGGCTGGACGCGGCGCCCGACTACCTGCCGCCAGTGCGCTATCCGAGGGCGCCCGGGCACTTCCCGGAACCGTCTGACAATCAATTAAACGCGTGGTACGTCAAAACGGACGTGCGCGGCGCCCCGGATGGTCCGCTCCGCGGCAAGCGGATCGTCCTGAAGGACACCGTGTGCCTCGCCGGCGTGCCGATGATGAACGGCTCGGCGATCATGGAAGGCTATACGCCGGAAGTAGACGCAACCATCGTCACCCGCATGCTGGACGCTGGCGCCACGATCGTGGGGAAGGCCCACTGCGAGAATTTCTGCCTCTCGGCGGGCTCGCACACCGGCGCCAAGGGGCCGGTCCAGAACCCGTGGAAACGCGGCTACATGGCGGGCGGTTCGTCAAGCGGCTCGGCAGCGCTCGTCGCCGCCGGGGAAGTCGACATGGCAATTGCCGGCGACCAGGGCGGCTCCATCCGGATCCCTTCGGCAAACTGCGGTGTGTACGGCATGAAGGCGACGCATGGCCTAGTACCGTACAGCGGGATCATGCCGATCGAGCGCACGATCGACCACGTGGGGCCGGTGACCGGTACGGTGGCCGACAATGCACTCCTGCTGGAGGTGCTGGCCGGCGACGACGGGCTCGATTCCCGGCAGCGCGACCCGAAGACCGCCCGCTACACCGAAGCGCTCGGCCAGGGTGCCCGAAGCCTTCGGGTCGGCGTACTCAAGGAGGGTTTTGGCCGGCCGGAGAGCGAGCCGGACGTGGACCGCAAAGTCCGCGAAGCGGCCGACCGCTTCCGCGAACTGGGCGCGAGCGTCGAGGACATCTCGGTCCCGGAGCATTTCTTGGCTCTCGACTGCTGGACGGCGATCGCCGTCGAAGGCCTTCAGGACCAGATGATGCACGGCAACGCGGCCGGGACGAACTGCCGCGGTCTGTTCCTGCCGTCGATGATCGATCACATGGCCCAGTGGCGGACGCGAGCGGACGAACTCAGCCACTCCCTGAAGGTCTGCATGTTTCTCGGCGAGCACTTCCGCCAGCAATACCGCGGCCGCTTCTACGGCAAGGCGCAGAACCTGATGCGCAAGGCCAACGCGGCCTACGCGCGCGCACTCGAGGTGCACGACCTTCTCCTGCTGCCGACGCTGCCGATGAAGGCGCAGGAAATCCCGCCTCCGGATTGCTCGATTGCGGTGTACATCCAGCGGGCGTTCGAGAACATCGGCAACACGGCGCCGTTCAACGGCGGCCTGCCGGCGATGAACGTCCCCTGCGGGATGAGCGAGGGACTGCCGATCGGAATGATGCTGGTCGGGGGCCCCCACCAGGAAACCACGATCTACCGTGCCGCGCACGCCTTCGAACAGTCCGGCGACTGGCGGACGATGTAG
- a CDS encoding ATP-binding cassette domain-containing protein, giving the protein MPETVLETQGLIMQFGGVQAVAHVDFRLDARELRCLIGPNGAGKSTFFKCVTGLLQPTEGQIFMRGQETTRWPSHHVASLGVGTKTQVPSVMDGLSVFENIWLAARRFLPPQAATRKADETIARLALEPVARSSPGRLAHGERQHVELGMVMAGDPWLVLLDEPAAGMTGGDVERLTEIVEEFSRTAAVVVVEHDMQFIRSIARTVTVFHRGAVLLEGHVDAVLADPAVRSVYLGQAA; this is encoded by the coding sequence ATGCCTGAAACGGTCCTGGAGACCCAGGGCCTCATCATGCAATTTGGTGGGGTGCAGGCAGTCGCCCACGTCGACTTCAGGCTGGATGCCCGCGAGCTCCGCTGCCTCATCGGCCCGAACGGCGCCGGAAAGTCGACGTTCTTCAAATGCGTCACGGGGCTGCTGCAGCCGACGGAGGGGCAAATCTTCATGCGCGGCCAGGAAACCACGCGCTGGCCGTCCCATCACGTGGCAAGTCTCGGCGTCGGCACCAAGACCCAGGTGCCGAGCGTCATGGACGGGCTGAGCGTCTTCGAGAACATCTGGCTCGCCGCCCGCCGGTTCCTGCCGCCGCAAGCCGCCACCCGGAAAGCCGACGAAACCATCGCCCGGCTGGCGCTGGAGCCCGTTGCGCGGAGCTCGCCCGGCAGGCTCGCCCACGGCGAGCGCCAGCATGTCGAGCTCGGCATGGTCATGGCAGGGGATCCCTGGCTTGTGTTGCTCGACGAGCCGGCGGCCGGGATGACCGGCGGTGACGTCGAACGCCTGACCGAAATCGTGGAAGAATTCTCGCGGACAGCGGCCGTGGTTGTGGTCGAACACGACATGCAGTTCATCCGCTCGATTGCCAGAACCGTCACGGTCTTTCACCGGGGCGCGGTGCTGCTCGAGGGTCACGTGGACGCCGTGTTGGCGGACCCGGCCGTGCGCAGCGTCTATCTGGGACAAGCCGCGTGA
- a CDS encoding branched-chain amino acid ABC transporter permease, with translation MRDAGWGRELTGTLVVAACAVGVLPMLVSTYTLTVLIIYGMLGLSLGLVWGFGGILCFGQAAFFGLGAYTYAIAAINFGESTVPMLLAVAVPAGFAAVLGAMLFYGRLTDVYLGVITLVVTLILHRFMNATAGSEYVIGNARLGGFNGIPGFQTLNVPGDPSAYVWGESFYYFSAVCLLLAYLLVSAVLRSSFGRIAVGIRENETRAALMGYDVPARKTVMFAAGAAIAGLAGALFANWAEIVTPRLFSLSQSADIIIWCIVGGLGTRIGPVLGAAGLSYLKFLLGQQDLLHNSVVSGAILVLFVLFLPGGIAPVLANAWRLVTRRRPRSRYRRRRGPRSSLASGDA, from the coding sequence GTGAGGGACGCCGGGTGGGGCCGCGAACTCACCGGCACGCTGGTGGTGGCCGCCTGCGCCGTCGGTGTCCTGCCCATGTTGGTCAGCACCTACACGCTGACCGTTCTCATCATCTACGGGATGCTCGGTCTCAGCCTGGGACTGGTCTGGGGGTTCGGGGGCATCCTCTGTTTCGGCCAGGCCGCCTTCTTCGGTCTTGGCGCCTACACCTACGCCATTGCCGCGATCAACTTCGGCGAGAGCACGGTGCCGATGCTCCTCGCGGTGGCGGTTCCGGCGGGCTTCGCCGCGGTGCTCGGGGCCATGCTGTTCTACGGCCGGCTGACCGACGTCTACCTCGGCGTCATCACCCTCGTCGTCACGCTGATCCTCCACCGGTTCATGAACGCCACCGCCGGTTCGGAGTACGTCATCGGGAATGCGCGGCTCGGCGGGTTCAACGGTATTCCGGGGTTCCAGACCCTGAACGTCCCCGGAGACCCGAGTGCCTACGTCTGGGGCGAGTCCTTCTACTACTTCAGCGCGGTCTGCCTGCTGCTGGCGTACCTGCTCGTGAGCGCGGTGCTCCGGTCGTCGTTCGGGCGCATTGCCGTCGGCATTCGCGAAAACGAGACGCGGGCTGCCCTGATGGGCTACGACGTGCCGGCCCGCAAGACTGTCATGTTCGCCGCAGGCGCCGCCATCGCCGGCCTGGCCGGCGCACTGTTTGCGAACTGGGCGGAAATCGTCACCCCGCGCCTGTTTTCCCTCAGCCAGTCGGCGGACATCATCATCTGGTGCATCGTCGGCGGCCTGGGCACCCGCATCGGGCCGGTGCTGGGCGCGGCCGGTCTCTCCTATCTAAAGTTCCTCCTGGGACAGCAGGACCTCTTACACAATTCCGTCGTGTCCGGCGCCATCCTGGTCCTCTTCGTGCTCTTTCTTCCGGGAGGGATCGCTCCCGTTTTGGCGAACGCTTGGCGCCTAGTCACGCGCAGGCGTCCCCGGAGCCGGTACCGGCGACGGCGCGGGCCGCGGTCCTCCCTGGCGTCAGGCGATGCCTGA
- a CDS encoding branched-chain amino acid ABC transporter permease has product MDLVLVIVVEVLYAIGALVLISAGLAVIFGMMRVINLAHGEFMMLGGYATITAVDLGVNVFLAMLVLAPAVVGVLGLAVERLVIRHLYGRLIDTMLATWGLSLLFIGIVTMLFGNTTTGISTPIPGFALGDYQVNGYNFFIVLVAAVLLLLMLAVLRSTRSGLIARGTMQHSDMAASLGYNPDRIYMLTFACGSALSGLAGAVLAPLVGLVPTSGGAYIAKAFITVIAGGPALIAGLASSAGVFGLINQIFSFAVSPVVGEVALLVAAVILLRLLPRGITDRLFRESL; this is encoded by the coding sequence ATGGATCTCGTTCTGGTCATCGTTGTCGAAGTGCTGTACGCGATCGGCGCGCTGGTCCTGATCAGCGCCGGCCTGGCCGTGATCTTCGGCATGATGCGGGTCATCAACCTCGCGCACGGCGAGTTCATGATGCTCGGGGGATATGCCACGATTACCGCCGTCGATCTCGGCGTGAACGTCTTTCTTGCCATGCTCGTCCTGGCGCCGGCGGTCGTCGGCGTGCTGGGCCTCGCCGTCGAGCGCCTGGTGATCCGGCACCTCTACGGACGCCTCATCGACACGATGCTCGCCACCTGGGGGCTGAGCCTGCTGTTCATCGGTATCGTGACGATGCTGTTCGGCAACACGACGACCGGCATATCGACCCCCATTCCCGGCTTCGCGCTCGGGGACTATCAAGTCAACGGGTACAACTTCTTCATCGTCCTGGTGGCCGCGGTCCTCCTTCTCCTCATGCTGGCCGTGCTCAGATCGACCCGGTCGGGTCTCATCGCCCGCGGGACGATGCAGCATTCGGACATGGCTGCGTCACTCGGCTATAACCCCGACCGCATCTACATGCTGACGTTCGCCTGCGGGTCCGCGCTGTCAGGGCTGGCCGGTGCCGTCCTCGCCCCGCTCGTCGGGCTGGTCCCCACGTCCGGCGGCGCCTACATCGCGAAGGCGTTCATTACGGTCATCGCTGGCGGGCCCGCGCTGATCGCGGGTCTGGCCAGCAGCGCCGGCGTCTTCGGGCTGATCAACCAGATCTTCAGCTTCGCGGTTTCGCCGGTCGTCGGCGAAGTGGCGCTCCTGGTGGCGGCCGTCATCCTCCTCCGGCTCCTGCCCCGGGGCATCACCGACCGGCTGTTCAGGGAATCGCTGTGA
- a CDS encoding transporter substrate-binding protein codes for MSINRRHFLGGSAALTGVALLGYPAAAAESIKLGSILDTSGIFDAYGKPMDMAMRLAVDDINNAGGLLGRPIEVVAYDTQSDMALYSQYAQQLTREDRVDVVHGGILSASREAIRQILRRSGTLYFYNVLYEGGVCDRNIFINGVTPAQQVEALVPYAMNKVGARTIYILAADYNYGQITAKWIQKYVGDNGGETVSVDFFPLDVSDFGSTIAKIQSTAPDLVIAPLVGGAHLSFFRQWAAAGMKARIPLASTTLGVGNEHKVLTAEEGNGIMVAYNYSQELDTPENAEFKRKWAAAYGDDTAIHEIAVSNYQGVLTWAAAVREAGSLDRDAVVTALETGISIQGPGGMVTVDAKTHHAVLDVHLMEIENQGMTVIDTLPQRQPIDTQAVCDLEVNPDDNQQYEIEI; via the coding sequence ATGTCCATCAACCGTCGCCATTTTCTCGGTGGCAGCGCCGCACTGACCGGTGTCGCCCTTCTGGGGTACCCGGCGGCCGCAGCCGAATCCATCAAGCTCGGATCCATCCTCGACACCTCCGGCATCTTCGACGCCTACGGCAAGCCGATGGACATGGCGATGCGACTCGCCGTGGACGACATCAACAACGCCGGCGGACTGCTGGGGCGGCCCATCGAAGTGGTCGCCTACGACACCCAGTCCGACATGGCGCTGTATTCCCAATATGCGCAGCAGCTCACCCGCGAGGACCGGGTCGACGTCGTCCATGGCGGCATCCTGTCGGCCTCACGCGAAGCGATTCGCCAAATCCTGCGCAGGAGCGGGACGCTGTACTTCTACAACGTGCTGTACGAGGGCGGGGTCTGCGATCGCAACATCTTCATCAACGGCGTCACTCCGGCCCAGCAGGTCGAGGCGCTCGTGCCCTACGCCATGAACAAGGTGGGAGCCCGTACGATCTACATCCTCGCGGCCGACTACAACTACGGCCAGATCACGGCGAAGTGGATCCAGAAGTACGTGGGCGACAACGGCGGTGAAACCGTCTCGGTCGATTTCTTTCCGCTCGACGTCTCGGACTTCGGATCGACGATCGCGAAGATCCAGTCGACAGCCCCGGACCTGGTCATCGCGCCCCTGGTCGGCGGCGCCCACCTGTCGTTCTTCCGGCAATGGGCCGCGGCCGGCATGAAGGCCCGGATCCCCCTAGCGTCCACGACCCTGGGCGTGGGCAACGAACACAAGGTACTGACCGCGGAAGAGGGCAACGGGATCATGGTTGCATACAACTACAGCCAGGAGCTTGACACACCCGAGAACGCGGAATTCAAGCGCAAATGGGCGGCGGCCTACGGCGACGACACAGCCATTCACGAAATCGCGGTATCGAACTACCAGGGCGTGCTGACGTGGGCAGCGGCCGTGCGGGAAGCCGGCTCACTCGATCGTGATGCGGTCGTCACGGCGCTTGAGACCGGGATTTCCATCCAGGGTCCGGGCGGCATGGTGACGGTCGACGCGAAGACCCACCACGCCGTCCTCGATGTCCATCTGATGGAGATTGAGAACCAGGGCATGACGGTGATCGACACCTTGCCGCAACGCCAGCCCATCGACACCCAGGCGGTGTGCGACCTGGAGGTCAATCCGGACGACAACCAGCAGTACGAAATCGAGATCTGA